The following are encoded in a window of Solidesulfovibrio magneticus RS-1 genomic DNA:
- a CDS encoding secondary thiamine-phosphate synthase enzyme YjbQ translates to METLELRTPRREALVRITPALTDLIAAKGWQDGAVVVFCPHTTAGLTVNEDADPDVATDMVMAMNRLIPREAGYRHAEGNSDAHVKTTLVGPSLTLIVSSGRLQLGTWQGVYLCEWDGPRTRKVWVQWLRG, encoded by the coding sequence ATGGAAACCCTGGAACTGCGCACCCCGCGCCGCGAAGCCCTGGTGCGCATCACCCCTGCGCTCACTGACCTCATCGCCGCCAAAGGCTGGCAGGACGGGGCCGTGGTGGTCTTTTGCCCCCACACCACGGCCGGGCTGACCGTCAACGAAGACGCCGACCCCGACGTGGCCACGGACATGGTGATGGCCATGAACCGACTCATCCCCCGAGAGGCCGGCTACCGCCACGCCGAAGGCAACAGCGACGCCCACGTCAAGACCACCCTGGTCGGGCCATCGCTGACGCTGATCGTCTCGAGCGGCCGCCTGCAACTGGGCACCTGGCAAGGCGTCTACCTCTGCGAATGGGACGGCCCCCGAACACGCAAAGTGTGGGTGCAATGGTTAAGAGGGTAA